Proteins encoded within one genomic window of Alphaproteobacteria bacterium:
- a CDS encoding ABC transporter ATP-binding protein, which translates to MASIEFRNIGKRFGDVSVISGMNLTIADGEFVALLGPSGCGKSTSLFMLAGIYVPSDGQLMFDGQTVNEVEAKDRNVGIVFQSYALYPHMTVRDNILFPLRFKKTPREEALRRAREAAALVHVDELMERRPSQLSGGQQQRVALARALVKEPQLLLLDEPLSNLDATLRLSMRTEIKALQRKLGVTTILVTHDQIEATTMADRVICMRAGRIEQVGTPDDLYARPASLFVAGFIGSPPMNQLAGAASGGTLRIGGVALPVEGAEGPVTLGLRPETLQFADAGLPGRIIQVEPMGREVLYVVECGLGLIRVLQQGAATAHAIGEAVHVAFAQADTLVFDGPTERLIAGAHVRLPA; encoded by the coding sequence ATGGCGAGCATCGAGTTCCGCAACATCGGCAAGCGCTTCGGCGACGTCAGCGTCATCAGCGGCATGAACCTGACGATCGCGGACGGCGAGTTCGTCGCGCTGCTGGGTCCGTCCGGCTGCGGCAAGTCGACCAGCCTGTTCATGCTGGCCGGCATCTATGTGCCCAGCGACGGCCAGCTGATGTTCGACGGCCAGACCGTGAACGAGGTCGAGGCCAAGGACCGCAACGTCGGCATCGTATTCCAGTCCTACGCGCTCTATCCGCACATGACCGTGCGCGACAACATCCTGTTCCCGCTGCGCTTCAAGAAGACGCCGCGCGAGGAGGCGCTGCGCCGGGCGCGCGAGGCCGCCGCACTGGTCCATGTCGACGAGCTGATGGAACGGCGGCCGAGCCAGCTTTCCGGCGGGCAGCAGCAGCGCGTGGCGCTGGCGCGCGCCCTGGTCAAGGAGCCGCAGCTGCTGCTGCTCGACGAGCCGCTGTCGAACCTCGACGCCACCCTCCGCCTCAGCATGCGCACCGAGATCAAGGCGCTGCAGCGCAAGCTGGGCGTGACCACGATCCTGGTCACCCACGACCAGATCGAGGCGACGACCATGGCCGACCGGGTGATCTGCATGCGCGCCGGCCGGATCGAGCAGGTCGGCACGCCCGACGATCTCTATGCGCGGCCGGCCAGCCTGTTCGTCGCCGGCTTCATCGGCTCGCCGCCGATGAACCAGCTTGCCGGCGCCGCGTCCGGCGGCACGCTGCGGATCGGCGGCGTCGCGCTGCCAGTCGAGGGGGCGGAGGGGCCGGTGACCCTCGGACTGCGGCCGGAGACCCTGCAGTTCGCCGACGCCGGGTTGCCGGGGCGGATCATCCAGGTCGAGCCGATGGGCCGCGAGGTGCTGTATGTGGTCGAATGCGGGCTCGGCCTGATCCGGGTGCTGCAGCAGGGGGCGGCCACGGCCCACGCGATCGGCGAGGCGGTTCATGTCGCTTTCGCCCAGGCGGACACCCTGGTCTTCGACGGGCCGACGGAGCGGCTGATCGCCGGCGCCCACGTCCGCCTGCCGGCGTGA
- a CDS encoding sugar ABC transporter permease has protein sequence MTSLAAQALTERQLARRATARRNLNFVIFLGPAIVLTVVFFVVPVLIDIAVSFTDLDRSLNMSGFTLEQYEKVFAGDNRLIEVLGLTLIYVFGTLAVFNVTFGLILALVTTPINKVSGGFFRGVWLLPRMSPSVLYILLWLWVVNPSETGLLNQVAMTVLGLDQPLDPKTDVPVMLIIIANGFIGASMGMIIFTSAIRGIPEHLFHAARVDGAGSLSIVRHITLPALRWPISFITIYQTLSLLVSFEYILLLTKGGPFYATTVYALYIYRRAFESGQYAYGAALALFLIVIGIVLALLGWRFFDMKKLLQNPRIEVQ, from the coding sequence TTGACCTCGCTCGCGGCCCAGGCCCTGACCGAACGGCAGCTTGCCCGTCGCGCGACGGCGCGGCGCAACCTCAACTTCGTCATCTTCCTCGGTCCGGCGATCGTGCTCACGGTCGTCTTCTTCGTCGTGCCGGTGCTGATCGACATCGCGGTGTCGTTCACCGATCTCGACCGCTCGCTCAACATGTCGGGCTTCACCCTCGAGCAGTACGAGAAGGTGTTCGCCGGCGACAACCGGCTTATCGAAGTGCTGGGGCTGACGCTGATCTATGTCTTCGGCACGCTGGCGGTCTTCAACGTCACCTTCGGGCTGATCCTTGCCCTGGTCACCACCCCGATCAACAAGGTCTCCGGCGGCTTCTTCCGCGGCGTCTGGCTGCTGCCGCGGATGAGCCCGTCGGTTCTCTACATCCTGCTGTGGCTGTGGGTGGTGAACCCGTCGGAGACGGGGCTGCTCAACCAGGTCGCGATGACCGTGCTCGGCCTCGACCAGCCGCTCGACCCGAAGACCGACGTGCCGGTGATGCTGATCATCATCGCCAACGGCTTCATCGGCGCGTCGATGGGCATGATCATCTTCACCTCCGCGATCCGCGGGATCCCGGAGCACCTGTTCCATGCCGCCCGCGTCGACGGCGCCGGCTCGCTGTCGATCGTCCGCCACATCACGCTGCCGGCGCTGCGCTGGCCGATCAGCTTCATCACCATCTACCAGACGCTGTCGCTGCTGGTTTCCTTCGAGTACATCCTGCTGTTGACCAAGGGCGGGCCGTTCTACGCCACCACCGTCTACGCGCTGTACATCTACCGCCGCGCGTTCGAGAGCGGGCAGTACGCCTATGGCGCGGCGCTGGCGCTGTTCCTGATCGTCATCGGCATCGTGCTGGCGCTGCTCGGGTGGCGCTTCTTCGACATGAAGAAGCTGCTGCAGAACCCGCGGATCGAGGTGCAGTAG
- a CDS encoding carbohydrate ABC transporter permease, with amino-acid sequence MAAPGLAAPAADWTALARRGRIERRVRTGAVYAFLIAVSLPIILPYIWLVTVALSADRGIAETDVLWRAVAVLVPGLIAVWAAAMLAQTPRQRWLAILGALAATILVFALVVGPDLHLRNFIFLTDPNFASVVRSRAGEVSGAMQYPNVWNAFLNSILLAGTQTVLVVTVASLAGYYLSRFQFPGRAGMLRTLLVLHAFPVLTLIVPLFLMLYWIGLLDSLLGVILVLVGFELPFAVFIMKGFFDAVPWDIEMSALTDGASRRQAFFRVVLPQVTNGIIAISVFSFIRGWEEYIFVFTFLIDSANWTMSLYMFFVRDDVMGVDYGVVSAVGVFYLVPSLVLYAAAQKYLMQMSIGGVKG; translated from the coding sequence TTGGCCGCGCCCGGCCTTGCGGCCCCGGCCGCCGACTGGACCGCGCTGGCCCGCCGCGGGCGGATCGAGCGACGGGTCAGGACCGGCGCGGTCTATGCCTTCCTGATCGCGGTCTCGCTGCCGATCATCCTGCCCTACATCTGGCTGGTGACGGTGGCGCTGTCGGCCGACCGCGGCATCGCCGAGACCGACGTGCTTTGGCGGGCGGTGGCGGTGCTGGTGCCGGGGCTGATCGCGGTCTGGGCGGCGGCGATGCTGGCGCAGACCCCGCGGCAGCGCTGGCTGGCGATCCTCGGCGCGCTGGCCGCGACGATCCTGGTCTTCGCGCTGGTGGTCGGGCCGGACCTGCATCTGCGCAACTTCATCTTCCTGACCGACCCGAACTTCGCCTCGGTGGTGCGCTCACGCGCCGGCGAGGTGTCCGGGGCGATGCAGTACCCCAATGTCTGGAACGCGTTCCTGAACTCGATCCTGCTGGCCGGCACCCAGACGGTGCTGGTGGTCACGGTCGCGTCGCTGGCCGGCTATTACCTGTCGCGGTTCCAGTTCCCCGGCCGCGCCGGCATGCTGCGCACCCTGCTGGTGCTGCACGCCTTCCCGGTGCTGACCCTGATCGTGCCGCTGTTCCTGATGCTCTACTGGATCGGGCTGCTGGACTCGCTGCTCGGCGTCATCCTGGTGCTGGTCGGCTTCGAGCTGCCGTTCGCCGTCTTCATCATGAAAGGCTTCTTCGACGCCGTTCCGTGGGACATCGAGATGAGCGCGCTGACCGACGGCGCCTCGCGGCGGCAGGCCTTCTTCCGGGTGGTGCTGCCGCAGGTGACCAACGGCATCATCGCCATCTCGGTGTTCTCGTTCATCCGCGGCTGGGAGGAGTACATCTTCGTTTTCACCTTCCTGATCGACAGCGCCAACTGGACGATGAGCCTGTACATGTTCTTCGTCCGCGACGACGTCATGGGCGTCGACTACGGCGTGGTCTCGGCGGTCGGCGTGTTCTATCTGGTTCCCAGCCTGGTGCTGTATGCCGCGGCGCAGAAATACCTGATGCAGATGTCGATCGGCGGCGTGAAGGGCTGA